TATATACCGTAGTGTTAATTGTTGGTGAAATTGTTATTGGTATTGCAGGGGCTTTGTTACTCAATCAAAAGATTCCAGGCCGTAGCTTTTTTAGAACCACATACTTCTTCCCAGCGGTTCTAAGTACTGTCACAATTGGTTTAATTTTTAGCCAAATTTTCAATTATGGGATTCCACAAATTGGTCGCTTATTAGATATTGAATTTTTACAACAAAACTTATTAGCTAATCCTAATACTGCACCTTATGCTGTTTCATTTGTCGGCTTGTGGCAAGGGGTAGCCATGCCTATCATTATATTTTTAGCAGGTATTCAGAGTATTCCTCAAGAAATTATTGAAGCAGCCGAAATCGATGGAGCTAATAAATGGGAAGTTTTCAGACACATCATGTTACCGCATTTAATGCCATCAATTAGTATTGTATTTATTTTAGCTTTAAAATCAGGGGTTACTGCTTTTGATAGTATAATGGCATTAACTGGTGGGGGCCCACAAAATGTTACTATGAGTTTAGGTTTGTTAGTATATAACGCAGCCTTTAGTAACAATGAAGTAGGTTATGCTAACGCTGTTGCTATGATACTATTTGCGATTATTTTAGTTATTTCTGTCATTCAAATGTATTTATCTAACAAAAGTGTTAGTAAATAATGAAAGGTGGTTTGGTTAATACATGAAAAAAATAAATTTAAGTAAAGTAGTGACATTAGCGCTATTAATTTTTGGTCTACTTATCATAATAATTCCTTTATATTTAACACTTGTCAGTTCATTTAAAACAACTGCCAATATTACGGGCGATTTTTTTGGCCTTCCAAATCCATTTACTTGGTCAAACTATGAACGCGTTTTTGATGATGGTTTGACGGTTCATTTCCTTAATTCGGCAATTATTACTGTCGTATCTATATTATTGATTACACTATTTGTACCCATTGCAGCTTATGCGATAGCAAGAAATATGAATCGTAACAAAAACTATCGTGCTATATATTTCCTACTGATTATCGGGATTTTCGTTCCTTTTCAGGTTGTCATGTTACCCATAACGAATTTAATGAGTAATTTAGATATGATGAACATACCTGGACTCATTATTCTTTATTTAACCTTTGCTATTCCACAAACCTTGTTTTTATATACTGGCTATATTCAAGGATCCGTTCCAGCAGAACTTGATGAAGCTGCTGAAATTGATGGTGCAAGTAAATTACAAACCTATTTCCAAGTGATATTTCCTATTTTAAAACCGATGCATGCAACTACTATCATACTAAATGCTTTATGGATTTGGAATGACTTCTTATTACCATTGTTAATCTTAAACCGAGATAAAGATACATGGACACTTCCATTATTCCAATACAATTATCAAGGACAATATTTCTTAGACTTTGGTCCGTCATTTGCTTCCTATGTAATTGGAATCCTGGCAATTCTAATTGTGTACCTTAGATTCCAAAAGAATATTATTTCTGGTATGACTAGTGGTTCAGTTAAATAAATTTTTTATAAGGAGGAAATATTATGATACCAAATAAGATAATGCTTATTACATACCCTGATAGTATGGGGAAAAATTTAAAAGAATTGACTGAGGTAGTTGATGAACATTTAAGTCAAGCCATCGGTGGCATTCACATTCTTCCCTTTTACCCTTCAACAGGTGATCGCGGTTTTGCTCCAACCACTTATGAAATCGTTGATCCAGCCTTTGGTGATTGGCAAGATATTCAGAAACTTGGCGAAAAATATTATTTGATGTTTGATTTTATGCTTAATCATATTTCTAAGCAATCCGATTTTTTTAAAGATTATATTGAAAAAGGTAATAATTCGGAGTATAAAGAGTTATTTATTGATGTTAATGAATTTTATCCAGAGGGAAGACCGACGGATGAAGATATTGATTTGATCTATAAACGAAAAGATAAACCACCTTTTCAAGAAGTTCATTTTGCTGATGGTAGTACTACGCACGTTTGGAATACTTTTGGCGACGAACAAATTGACTTGGACGTCACTAAGGATATTACCAAACAATATATTAACAACACATTTAAAGCCTTTCGTGATCATGGTGCCTCCATTATTCGTTTAGATGCTTTTGCATATGCGATTAAAAAGTTAGATACCAATTGCTTCTTTGTTGAACCTGAAGTCTATGAATTATTGAATGAAGTAGAGTCTATGGCTAAGGAAAATAATTTATTAATTTTACCTGAAATCCATGAACATTATTCTATTCAATTTAAATTAAGTGAACGCGATTTTTACATCTATGATTTTGCGCTTCCGATGGTAGTTTTATATACCTTGTATAGCGGTAAAACAAATCGTTTAGCTAAGTGGTTAGAAATGTCGCCTATGAAACAATTTACAACTTTGGATACGCATGATGGAATAGGTGTTGTTGATGCCAAAGATATTTTATCTGACGATGAATTAAATTATACTTCGGAACGCTTATATCAAGTCGGAGCGAATGTTAAAAAAATCTATTCCAGTGAAAAATATAATAACTTAGATATCTATCAAATAAATTCGACTTATTACAGTGCTTTAGGTGAAAATGACTTGGACTATTTTTTAGCTCGAGCTATCCAAATTTTTGCTCCAGGAATTCCACAAATATATTATGTTGGACTATTGGCAGGTCGCAATGATATTGAGTTACTCGAGGCCACCAAAGAAGGTCGGAATATAAACCGTCATTATTATTCTAAAGCAGAAACAGAACTTGAATTACAACGTGATGTCGTACAACAGATCATTGCTCTTTGCGAATTTAGAAATACCAGTATGGCTTTTGATTTAGAGGGTTCCATTGAAATTGCTACACCGAACGACAATTTTATACATATTAAACGCTTTAATCAAGACAAGTCCGTATCAGCTGAATTATCCATTGATTTTTCGAATAAAACAGCACATATTAGTGACAATGATAAAATTATTTGGCAACATATATCATAAAAACCAAGAGCTATGAGTCATGTACTGACCTTAGCTCTTGGCTCTTTTTTTACTCACTCAAATCAGAATCTGCGTCCCCCACCATCTCCACATACGCCTCCAGCGACAAGTCATGCTCATACATATACGTCGCATGTTCGACCCCGACATAGCGGAAATGCCACGGTTCATAGTCAATCCCCGTCTCCGCCACTTTATCCGCTGGATAGCGCACAATAAAGCCATACGCATGCGCATGCTCGGCTAACCAATCGTAAACCGCTTGATCGTCACCATTCTCAGCATTAATATCGACCGCCAAACCTGTTTCATGCTCACTATACTTGGGTGGTGCTACCGTCCGCAAGGTCTCGTCCAAAGCGGCTTGCCACGAATAGCCCTGCGCCATATAATTGTTAACCCGCTCATCAATAATCCCCTGCTGCTCCGTCTCGTCACGGAAGGCCGACACCACTAACGGATAAATCCCCTCTTGCCTAGCCGCATCAAACATGGCCTGCAATTCCGGGTAAATGCGCTCATCCACGTAAAAATCGTTGCGCAATTCCGTCAATTCCACCTCGTAGCCCTCCGGCAACGCTTGCCACTGATTCACCAGCACCAACTGCCAGTCTTCCTCCGCCACGACAGGCCAAACCCAAAACATCAAAACCACCACAAATAAATATCTCATTTTAACCAATGTCTCTACCGCTCCTCAAAAAGAAATGCTATATAACGCTGATTTTGGGCTGCCCATGTGGCTTCGTTATGCCCACCGCCTGCTTGAATGTGGATCATACTACTAGCCCCCGCTTGCTGGATAGCGTCATTAAAATACTCAACCGGACTCAATGCTTGGGGGCTATTTTCAATTTCTTCTTCCCCAAAACTAAAATAAAAACGGCTATCAGGATCAATTTGACTGTGTTCCCACTCTTCCATCAGCTGTTTTTTGCAGAAAAATAAGCTGGGTGACAAGCTCGCAATTTTTGAAAAGGTCTTGTTATGGGCTAAACCACTGTAAAACGCCATCAAGCCTCCCATAGAACTCCCACCGACAGCGGTATTTTGTCGGTCTGATAGGGTGGGATATTTATTATCAATATGGGGTTTAAGGGTGTTGACGAGCCACTCCATGTATTGTTTGCCATAACCATCAATCAGGCCACTTCCAAAAATACTTTGCTCAATCTTGTAAGGCGAATATTCCCACAAGCGTTCGCTGCCTTGATGACTACACTCGATTCCAACAATGATCATTGGCTGTGGATAGTTGTCCATAAAATCTTTAAGTCCCCACGACGTCCCATAGGTCGCCCACGAGTTGAAAAACAGGTTGTGCCCGTCGTACATGTACAAAACCGGAAAAGGACCTTCTCCTTCAGGCAAATAAATATGAATGCTTTTATCTACGTTTTTATATGGAAAATAAAAATCAAAGGTCTCTACGCGTCCCATTTGACAACTCCTCTACTTTTTCTTCTATTTTAGCATATAAAAAATGGAATTGACGAAAAAAAGTGTATTTATATATAGAAGGATTTTTATTTATTTGAAAGGATGTTTTTAATTGGAAAAAAATATTGAGTTGCGCGTGTTGGAGGCGATGGCTGTGCGGGGAGTGGCTGTGGATGAAAATCATTTGCAGAAATTGCAGACGGGTTATGAGGGCGAGGCGAAGTTTGCGACCTTGGTGGTGGAGTTTGGTTTGTCGCATCTGATGTGGGTGGAGGATTATTGGTTTAAGATTGAGGATGGTCCAAAGCGTCAGCCGGATTTTTTGTTGGTGTTGCCGTATGAGTGGATTGCGTTCGATGTGAAAAATTACAAGACAAGTTTTGAGTATCGTGAGGGGAAATGTTATGCCAATGGTTGGTCAAAACCCATGGATAATATTGTGTCGGCGGCTGAAAACCGAAATGAAAATTTACAACAGCTTGCCCGTGAGGTGACAGGCAATATTTCGGTGCGGTCAGCATTGGTTTTTATCAATGAGAATTGTCATGTGACCTATGATAGGATGCCCAATGACGTGGAGTTGGTGCCACGGACGTTGTTGCGGCGCTTTTTAGAACAGTATAGGCATACACCACCGTTAAAAGATTGGTTGGTGCAGAAAGTTTCGGTCGTGCTCGACACTTATCGGACAGAGTACGGCATGCCATTTGAAGCCTTGAAAGTTGAGGACTTTGCCAGTTTACGTAAAGGGATTGTTTGTGGGGGGTGTGGTTTTTGTGGGACGGAAAGAGATAAATCACAAATTATTTGTCATCAATGTGGTAATAAACAGACTATCAGTGAGATAGTTCGATATCATACGATTCAACAAAGATTATTATTTTATGATAATCCAGAAATGGTAACAACTCGCCATTTGTATGAATTGATGGGAAAGCAAATAACAATAAGATCAATAAGAAGATATATGGGGAATCACTTTAAAGTTGTTAACAAAGGGAAATCCTCATATTATCAGGTTGATATTCACAACACCTTTAAATAAGTTAGTCATTCTGTCCATTTTTTGATGGATTTTGGACAGAATAAGGTTATTCTGTCCTTTTTTGGCTTAATTTTGGACAGAATAGCTCTATTCTGTCCTTTTTTAGCTCAATTTTGGACAGAATGGCGATTCCGCCTCAATCACCCAACTAATTCCCTCACCAATAACACCACTAACCACGCCAACGCTACCACCAACAAGCCGACTACCCATCGCAATCCATAACTAGCCACCGCAGAAGTAGCCACCAAAACGGCTTCTGAACGCACAGTATCAACGGTTTCTTGGAGTGAAGCGGGTGCTTCCAAATTTTCCACTTCTAGCAACTGGGCATTCACTAACAAGCGGTCCTCAAAGGTGGGGATTGGCGTACAAGTCAGCAAGGTTAACAGATTAGCGTCAGCAACAGCTTCCAAGGCAGCTACATCGTGAGCACCGATGACCGCTGACTCGGTCACGGTGTAGTGATATTTATTGTGGTTGTAAAAAAGAATCAAATCGTCGCCAGCCACAAGCTGATTAATGTGCAGGAACAAGGTTTGGCCGTAGTAGCCGCGGTGGCCGGCGATGACGGTGCGCGCGCCGCCAGCGCTAGCCCAACTAACCTCTGGCAAGTCGCTGCCGGCTAAAAAGGCGGTCGCAGTCGCTAAGTTTTCCGGACTCGCCCCAAAATGCACTGGCAACAGTTGACCGAGACGAGGTATTTGCAACAAGGCATAAGTAGTCGTGTCCACCGCTATGTCGCTACCCGCCTCAAAGGGGTCTTGCAAATTCACCTCCGATGCCGACGCTAGCTCCGTAACACGTCCTCCACCCGCATCCCATTGGCGGCTCAAAACTTCTACGGCTTCATTTTGCACGTCAGTATCATAATCGGCGGCCAACGACCGTGCGAACACGAGTGCGACAGCAACAGCTGCAAGCATCAACAGCAAGCCCAATAAGTGTCGCCATTTCATGTTACCGCCTCCTCCTACCCCGACCCCGACGAACACGCCAAATCACATAGACAACAAGCAAACTCAACACGCCTACCACGGCCACAACCGCTATCAGAAAGGGATTAACCCGCGCTGGCAAACCTATGACCTCCTCTGCATCACCCGAAAAAGCATCATCGACCCGCACCCCACGTACCAACAAACGATGGGAGTTGACCATGTAGGGTGTACAGGTTAACAAGGTTAAATAGTCGCCCCCCTCGATGACTTGAATCGCTTCAATCGCATTCGGTTCGACCACTTTAATTTGATCGACCTGATAAGCCAACGTTTCATACAAATTGGTCACGTAAAATATATCCCCCGTTGCCAACCTATCGAGTTGCCGAAACAGCTGCGCCGTGGGCAACCCCCGATGCGCCGTTAAAAACGAATGGGTATCAACTCCTCCAATGGGTAAGGCGGTGCCTTCCAAATGGCCCACCCCCTTTTCTAAAACAGCCGCCGAAGTGCCTGCGTAGATGGGCAGTCGTTCGTTGATTTTAGGAATAACCACATAACCTAAAAGCTCTTGCACTTCCAACATCCGCGCATATTCCGCAACGCCTGCTTCTTCCTCCGCCGTCCAAGGGTCTGTAATCTGTTGATAATTAACCGCACGGTTGTAGGCTTGAGCCAAGGCCAAACGTTCGTCTTTTTCCGTATCCGCTAGAGCTTCCACGCCACTTTGAAAAGCCGTAATTTCTTCATTGGCTACTTCAAAATAAATATAATTGGAAACCAAAGGGTACAAAATCAATCCCGCACCCAGCAAAAACAGCAACACAAAAAACCACATAGAGGAAAAGAAGCGGTGATATTTATTAGGCTTTTTCACGGTTTTTTCTCCTTTTTGACGGAATAAAAAGCAACAAGAAAATAGCTAAAAGTGCAATACCGCCGTAAGTGGCTAGACGCACATAAAGGGAATTCCAGCGCCAACCACCGTCGTCTTCAGCCGCTAAGGCCTCCTCGGGAAAATAGGCCGTCCGCCGTCCGCGAACAATCAAACGGTGACTGTTAATCATGTAAGGCGTGCAAGTCAACAACGTCACGTAATCGGCACCATTCACTAGCTCCAACTGGCTATAATCCGTCGGTTCAATCACATCAATCTGATCCACCTCATAAGCCAGCGTGCCTGCCAAAGTATCCACATAAAAGATATCACCGATGACCATTTGATCCAGGTCCGTCCACAAGCGCGCGCTCGGTAGCCCACGGTGCGCTGTCAAAACGGCATGCGTGCTCTCTCCCCCAACCGGCAAAGTCGTTCCTTCTAAATGCCCAACCCCTCGCGACAAGACCGTATCCGTTGTCCCAGCAAACAGCGGCAATTTGGAATCAAGCTTAGGAAGCGTCACATATCCCAGCTGCTCGTTGACCTCCAACATCTGCGCATAGACCGCACGCCCCTCTTCCTTCTCCTCATCGGAATACGGATCACTCAGGGACTGCCCGCCACCTGACGTGAGCGTTGAATTGTAAGCCTGCGCCAACCGCAGCCGGTCCTCGCGCTCTTCATCGGTCAACTGCTTGGCCGCCACCTCAAAATATTCAATCTCCGTATTCGCCGCCCGCCAATACAAAAACTCACTCACAAACGGATAAGCCAAAACGCCCATCCCGACCAACAGCACCAAGATGGACAAAATCAAACCTTTTTCCTTTTTAATAAATACCCCTAATTTCTTCATTGAAGCCTCCATCCTTGCTGGTCTTGCATCTGCTCTTCCTCCTCTTAGGCAAGAAACACAGCTGAACCGCCATTATCAATCATCACTATCGCAGTTCTCCTGACCGTGTGATCGGTATAGCCACCATCCAAGCATGAAGATACCTATCGTCAAAACAATCACCCCATAAACCAACCAATTTCCCGTAGCCGGGATGGCAGTCACGCCGCCAGCAGTCACAGGCATGTTTTTAACCTGCATCAATTCCGTCGCGCCCGATGTGCTTGTAACAGAAAAAGCGATAGGTTCCGTCAATAAAGCATAAACCACCCCCTCGACGACCGGGGCTTGGATTTCTTCCAACCAGTAGTCGCCCAATGGGACATCGACCAATTCAAAATACCCTTCATCGTCCGACTCCAAAACCAAGTCAAACCCTAAATCATCCAATAAATACCGCTGCTCCTCGTCGTAAACTTTAAAACGAGCCCCCCTTAAGCCAAGTTCGGCATTCAAGGCCGAAACTTTGCGAAAACCATAGCTACCTATTTCCGTGCGATAATTATCCATTTCTAACACTACGGTTTCATCGGCTACCACATCAAAATACAAACGTTCTTCATTCAATTCAAAGGGCGTTAAGGTTGCCACTTCTTGAAAGTAATAGCTCCCCACGGATAAACCCGTCACAACAATACGACCTTCATCATTGGTCCTTAAAACATCACCCGCTATCTCCGGATCAAACGCACCATTATGAGCAGCCCCTAAAGGAAACTGCCCTTCCTCATCAGCGGCCGCAAACAAGAAAAATGCGACACCTGCCAACAACTCCCGTGAGTCACCGCTGACCCCATATTTAATTAAGACAACATCGCCCGTTGCTTGCAAAGGTTTTGGGTAGGCGGTATTTATTTGAGGAAGTGAAACAAGAAACGGAACAAAAGCGTCTGCCTTAACGTAATAAATAGCCGCAGGCAAATCAGTAATCACTACCTGCCCATCGGCATCAGTCGGTGGACTCGTTAGCCTAGCATAGCGCTCCGTCAAAGCCGCATCATCCATCGCATTCAACTGGGAAAGTGTCGCATCGGCATCATCAACAACCGCATCAATTTGCCACAACTGAAACTGGACATCCGCCTGGTCAGTGACAAGCGTCAAACGATGGGTCTCACCACTAGCCAACACACTTTGCATAGGCAACAAAAGCCAAGCCATTAAAAGACAGACAAACACTTTTAATTTCACTCAAACACCTCCCTAGAAAATATTACTCTCATCAAAACCAAGCACACACTTGGCTTTGATGAAAGGATGACCGTCGTCATCGCATTCATTGATTATCTAATCGTTCGCAAAACGTTTTTTAATCATAAATAAAGCCAAGCCAATAATTAACACACCGGCAACGATAAAGATAATTGCACCAATTCCCCCTGTGTTTGGAATAATAGGTGCTTGTGAGTTATTAACGACCGTTCCTTCAGCTAACTCAACCGTCAACTCCGTTTCCGTTTCATTATACGAACTAGCATTAACGGTAAAAGCTAAACCATCCGCTAAAGCAGCTGGAATCACAAAACCATCCGGAGCTTGTGTTTCCACTAAATAGTAAGTCGTAGCACCCGTCGCAGCATCCGATCCTTCTTCACCATAAGCCAAACCTTTAATTTCAAAGCGACCATCGGCGCCAGATGTTAAAATGGTGGCCGTATCTTGCGCGCCCCAAGTCACTACATTCGCAGCAGCATCATAGTTATAGAAGTCACCCGCTTCGTTACGAATAACAAATTCCGCACCGGCCAAACCTTCACCGTTTGAACGGTTTTCTTTAATAAATTGCTTCCCACCCGTATGGACATCCGTTGTGACAGGTTCATCAGAAGCATCCACATCCGGTTGACCTTCACGCCCAATCACTAAGTTAACCGAGTTGGCTAAATCTGTTGCCACCACAGCCTCTTCCGTAATTTTCACCCGATAAGAAACATACGCATAACCCCCACGGTTAGCGGCTAAGCCATCTGCATGTGAAGCCGCTAAATCAAATGTCCAAGTATTACCATTTGGCGTATCTGAAATCGCAGAACCAGCGGGTAAAGCGGCAACATCCGTCACGGCAAGCGGAGAAAAATGAACTTGTGCAGAACCCGGAACAAATTCTAAGCCCGCAGATAAGGTATCGGTAAATTCAAATTTATTAATCACACCCGCAGGAATCCGCGCTTCCAAGTAATAAGTGATTTCTTCACCTATATCATAAGGTGAATCCATATTGACCAGGTTACCGACCGTTTTTTCTAAAGACGTCGTTGACACGTTTTTAGGATAAATATGTAAATTATCTACATAGCCCGAACCATCCGCATTGGCAAAAGGTAATACGAGACCAAAAGACGTAGAAATTTGTTGATCAATCCCTGGCGTTTCAATTTCTTTGAACCAGTAGTAACCTTGTGGCAAGCTAACAGACGTATGACCATTGCCGTCAGTTAAAGCTAAAGCCGTCCCCGTCCCTGAAGCCGGTCCCGTTGTTGTCCCATCATTATTAGCCGAATAGCTATTATAGTCAGCCTCAGAAATTGCCCAATATTCAAATTGCGCGCCAGCCAACCAACGGGCATTGCCCCCAAAATGACTAATATCTAATGCATCAATATTTTGGATCGGTTGGTAACTTGGTTCAGCGTCCCAAACCACTTTGTGAATATTGACAGTCGTTGATTCAGGAACCGTTTGGGCCTGAACAGGCGTAAGTGATACGAGTGACGAAAAAACAATGGATAATAAAGCGAACATAACAGAAAGTCTCTTTTTCATTGCAATCCTCCAAAAATATATAATTATAATAAATAGCTATTTATTATTAAGCTGTTAGGACGTTAAATCGAACGTCGGCGATGGTACTTAAGCGCACCAAAACTGGCTATGGCGATCATCATCATCCCTGTGACGTAATAAACCACAGTCCCCATGCCACCCGTATGAGGAAATTCTCCTACGGGATAATTTTTAACTTCAATCGTCGGTGGTTCACCGTCAATGAAAGTGACGTAATCCGGATCAAAAGCCAACAAAATATCGCTGCTTCCCTCGAAACTTTCGCGACTCACTTCAATCTCGATTGGGTCAGCTATACCGAGGAACCCAGCAGGCGGACTGGTTTCCACTAAATAATAGTTGCCTAGTGGAATCTGGCTAAAGTCAATTTCACCTTGGGAATTAGTGGTCGCTCGCAATGGCTGACCCTCAATGTTCATAGCAACATCCCCGTTAGGACTTGTACGCAATTCAAAACTTGCCCCACTAAGCGCTTGATTCGTATTCAACCCACTAACCTTACGAATGCTCAGATCATAAGCCTTCACCGCTTCACGATTTTTAATGGTTACAGCTACATCCCCTTGAGGTCTACTAGCCGTATTGTTACTAATCGTAAAGACCGCTTTTTTCCCTGCCGTCGTCGTCGTCCCAATTAAAACTTCGGCTTCAAAATCCTCCAAAGGGATCGGTTGGTCATTCATATCAAACGCGCGAACTTCTTCCACCGTATATTGACCTACTTTTCGCAAAACCGTCGAAGTCAATGTTTCGTTAGCGCGTAAATGAATGGTTTCAACTAAATCACCCGCTGGATCACGTAACGTAATGTCGAAGCGTCGAGCATCCGCTCCAATAAGCTGACTGTCTTTATCAAATAACAACTTTTTAAAGTTAATCAACACCGGATCGATTTGCGGAATCGGAAAATCCGCTGTGCGATTATTGTCGTAAGTCAACCTGGCGAAGTTGTTTGCCTTAAACCATCGCTGAGTCGTAGCGTTATTGACTTGAAGGAAAGACGGATCGATTTCAATCCGATAAGTCATCGTCGCTGTTTTCGTGTCACTGTTCGCAGGCAGATTCAAATCGCCCGCATTCCAATAAATCGTCCGACTTGTCGCATCATATGTAGCCGTCCCTTGCGACGCATGAATCGTCGAGACATTGGAAACCACAAACCCATCCCCCATCTGGTCTTCGATGCGCATGTTAGAGGCGGCTGGCAAAGTCCGCACAATGTCACTCGAAATTTGATTAAATATCGCATTTAAGTCGCTGGATGAGGCGGTCCGAAAATGATTGGCTGAAGTCGCCACCCGCCGCATAACACTATTAGCGGTGGTGTTGCCACCAATATCGAGCCCAATCGAATAAATCGTCGCCCCCATATCCTTGACAAAACCGGCTTCTTTAATCGCATTC
This window of the Fundicoccus culcitae genome carries:
- a CDS encoding carbohydrate ABC transporter permease, encoding MKTNRKHYWGYLFLIIPLLLQLIFFFIPLFQGAYYSLTDWSGLTREWNFIGLDNFRRAFSDPRFTNSLRFTTLYTVVLIVGEIVIGIAGALLLNQKIPGRSFFRTTYFFPAVLSTVTIGLIFSQIFNYGIPQIGRLLDIEFLQQNLLANPNTAPYAVSFVGLWQGVAMPIIIFLAGIQSIPQEIIEAAEIDGANKWEVFRHIMLPHLMPSISIVFILALKSGVTAFDSIMALTGGGPQNVTMSLGLLVYNAAFSNNEVGYANAVAMILFAIILVISVIQMYLSNKSVSK
- a CDS encoding carbohydrate ABC transporter permease → MKKINLSKVVTLALLIFGLLIIIIPLYLTLVSSFKTTANITGDFFGLPNPFTWSNYERVFDDGLTVHFLNSAIITVVSILLITLFVPIAAYAIARNMNRNKNYRAIYFLLIIGIFVPFQVVMLPITNLMSNLDMMNIPGLIILYLTFAIPQTLFLYTGYIQGSVPAELDEAAEIDGASKLQTYFQVIFPILKPMHATTIILNALWIWNDFLLPLLILNRDKDTWTLPLFQYNYQGQYFLDFGPSFASYVIGILAILIVYLRFQKNIISGMTSGSVK
- the gtfA gene encoding sucrose phosphorylase: MMIPNKIMLITYPDSMGKNLKELTEVVDEHLSQAIGGIHILPFYPSTGDRGFAPTTYEIVDPAFGDWQDIQKLGEKYYLMFDFMLNHISKQSDFFKDYIEKGNNSEYKELFIDVNEFYPEGRPTDEDIDLIYKRKDKPPFQEVHFADGSTTHVWNTFGDEQIDLDVTKDITKQYINNTFKAFRDHGASIIRLDAFAYAIKKLDTNCFFVEPEVYELLNEVESMAKENNLLILPEIHEHYSIQFKLSERDFYIYDFALPMVVLYTLYSGKTNRLAKWLEMSPMKQFTTLDTHDGIGVVDAKDILSDDELNYTSERLYQVGANVKKIYSSEKYNNLDIYQINSTYYSALGENDLDYFLARAIQIFAPGIPQIYYVGLLAGRNDIELLEATKEGRNINRHYYSKAETELELQRDVVQQIIALCEFRNTSMAFDLEGSIEIATPNDNFIHIKRFNQDKSVSAELSIDFSNKTAHISDNDKIIWQHIS
- a CDS encoding M15 family metallopeptidase; amino-acid sequence: MRYLFVVVLMFWVWPVVAEEDWQLVLVNQWQALPEGYEVELTELRNDFYVDERIYPELQAMFDAARQEGIYPLVVSAFRDETEQQGIIDERVNNYMAQGYSWQAALDETLRTVAPPKYSEHETGLAVDINAENGDDQAVYDWLAEHAHAYGFIVRYPADKVAETGIDYEPWHFRYVGVEHATYMYEHDLSLEAYVEMVGDADSDLSE
- a CDS encoding alpha/beta hydrolase — protein: MGRVETFDFYFPYKNVDKSIHIYLPEGEGPFPVLYMYDGHNLFFNSWATYGTSWGLKDFMDNYPQPMIIVGIECSHQGSERLWEYSPYKIEQSIFGSGLIDGYGKQYMEWLVNTLKPHIDNKYPTLSDRQNTAVGGSSMGGLMAFYSGLAHNKTFSKIASLSPSLFFCKKQLMEEWEHSQIDPDSRFYFSFGEEEIENSPQALSPVEYFNDAIQQAGASSMIHIQAGGGHNEATWAAQNQRYIAFLFEER
- a CDS encoding nuclease-related domain-containing protein; translation: MEKNIELRVLEAMAVRGVAVDENHLQKLQTGYEGEAKFATLVVEFGLSHLMWVEDYWFKIEDGPKRQPDFLLVLPYEWIAFDVKNYKTSFEYREGKCYANGWSKPMDNIVSAAENRNENLQQLAREVTGNISVRSALVFINENCHVTYDRMPNDVELVPRTLLRRFLEQYRHTPPLKDWLVQKVSVVLDTYRTEYGMPFEALKVEDFASLRKGIVCGGCGFCGTERDKSQIICHQCGNKQTISEIVRYHTIQQRLLFYDNPEMVTTRHLYELMGKQITIRSIRRYMGNHFKVVNKGKSSYYQVDIHNTFK
- a CDS encoding sortase, producing MKWRHLLGLLLMLAAVAVALVFARSLAADYDTDVQNEAVEVLSRQWDAGGGRVTELASASEVNLQDPFEAGSDIAVDTTTYALLQIPRLGQLLPVHFGASPENLATATAFLAGSDLPEVSWASAGGARTVIAGHRGYYGQTLFLHINQLVAGDDLILFYNHNKYHYTVTESAVIGAHDVAALEAVADANLLTLLTCTPIPTFEDRLLVNAQLLEVENLEAPASLQETVDTVRSEAVLVATSAVASYGLRWVVGLLVVALAWLVVLLVRELVG
- a CDS encoding class C sortase: MKKPNKYHRFFSSMWFFVLLFLLGAGLILYPLVSNYIYFEVANEEITAFQSGVEALADTEKDERLALAQAYNRAVNYQQITDPWTAEEEAGVAEYARMLEVQELLGYVVIPKINERLPIYAGTSAAVLEKGVGHLEGTALPIGGVDTHSFLTAHRGLPTAQLFRQLDRLATGDIFYVTNLYETLAYQVDQIKVVEPNAIEAIQVIEGGDYLTLLTCTPYMVNSHRLLVRGVRVDDAFSGDAEEVIGLPARVNPFLIAVVAVVGVLSLLVVYVIWRVRRGRGRRRR
- a CDS encoding class C sortase; this translates as MKKLGVFIKKEKGLILSILVLLVGMGVLAYPFVSEFLYWRAANTEIEYFEVAAKQLTDEEREDRLRLAQAYNSTLTSGGGQSLSDPYSDEEKEEGRAVYAQMLEVNEQLGYVTLPKLDSKLPLFAGTTDTVLSRGVGHLEGTTLPVGGESTHAVLTAHRGLPSARLWTDLDQMVIGDIFYVDTLAGTLAYEVDQIDVIEPTDYSQLELVNGADYVTLLTCTPYMINSHRLIVRGRRTAYFPEEALAAEDDGGWRWNSLYVRLATYGGIALLAIFLLLFIPSKRRKNREKA
- a CDS encoding SpaA isopeptide-forming pilin-related protein; translation: MKLKVFVCLLMAWLLLPMQSVLASGETHRLTLVTDQADVQFQLWQIDAVVDDADATLSQLNAMDDAALTERYARLTSPPTDADGQVVITDLPAAIYYVKADAFVPFLVSLPQINTAYPKPLQATGDVVLIKYGVSGDSRELLAGVAFFLFAAADEEGQFPLGAAHNGAFDPEIAGDVLRTNDEGRIVVTGLSVGSYYFQEVATLTPFELNEERLYFDVVADETVVLEMDNYRTEIGSYGFRKVSALNAELGLRGARFKVYDEEQRYLLDDLGFDLVLESDDEGYFELVDVPLGDYWLEEIQAPVVEGVVYALLTEPIAFSVTSTSGATELMQVKNMPVTAGGVTAIPATGNWLVYGVIVLTIGIFMLGWWLYRSHGQENCDSDD